Proteins found in one Brachyspira murdochii DSM 12563 genomic segment:
- the priA gene encoding replication restart helicase PriA, which translates to MYVKVIFNLPIDKILTYIKPDEINDSLVGCRVVAPIKGKNSKGIVIEETEKLDGNYKVYPIKARIDLEPICSDKEFQLAKWMSSYYHSSFGEALFAALPVGTPAKKEKKAKPIPAKQKPYLKLNDEQEEVIKKINESLESEKPKTFLLHGVTGSGKTEVYLQAIKKVVDMGKQAIVILPEISLTPQTIKRFAERFEGKIAVLHSKLSPNSKYRYWQMIKKDEIKIVIGARSAIFSPTPNLGIIVIDEEHETSYKAGDTPRYHARQVAFYRKNHENALLLLGSATPSIESFYYASIGKIELLKLNKRAASVNMPDVKILDLKKEKRAEVFPMITQKLVEEINKKLEKKEQIILFLNRKGYAPVVACSYCQRVLECPNCSVSLTYHKKKNVVMCHYCGYTQFLDNELCDECKIGHFERIGSGTEKVEEHLNILFPNAVIERMDQDTVGGTKNYEKIFKRFSDGEIDILVGTQMIAKGLDFPNVTLVGVLLADMSLHIPDFRSAERTFNLITQVAGRSGRGEKNGVVYIQTYSPNNYSIECAKNHDYIAFYNQEIEKRKYPIYPPFTRLVRLVIRGLDEEKVESDANIIADMLRMETYENSDKITILGAAACTISKLNKYYRWNILIKTPSHSLLNGFFYKLNNNFKAQKGNYIEIDIDPISML; encoded by the coding sequence ATGTATGTTAAAGTTATTTTTAATTTACCAATAGATAAAATACTTACATACATAAAACCAGATGAGATTAATGATAGCTTGGTAGGATGTAGGGTTGTAGCTCCTATTAAAGGTAAGAATAGCAAAGGTATTGTTATAGAGGAAACTGAAAAGTTAGACGGAAACTATAAAGTATATCCTATCAAAGCTAGAATTGATCTTGAACCAATATGTTCAGATAAAGAATTTCAATTAGCAAAATGGATGAGCAGCTATTATCACTCATCTTTCGGAGAAGCACTTTTCGCAGCACTCCCAGTGGGTACACCCGCAAAAAAAGAAAAAAAAGCAAAACCAATACCTGCCAAACAAAAACCATACCTAAAACTCAATGATGAACAGGAAGAAGTGATAAAAAAGATTAATGAAAGTTTAGAATCAGAAAAACCAAAAACTTTTCTTCTTCATGGCGTAACAGGAAGCGGAAAAACAGAAGTTTATCTGCAGGCTATTAAAAAAGTCGTTGATATGGGAAAACAGGCTATAGTAATTCTTCCAGAAATATCGCTTACCCCTCAAACTATAAAAAGATTTGCAGAAAGATTTGAAGGCAAAATTGCCGTACTTCACAGTAAACTATCACCAAACTCTAAATACAGATATTGGCAGATGATAAAAAAAGATGAAATAAAAATAGTTATAGGAGCAAGAAGTGCTATATTCTCCCCTACTCCTAATCTTGGAATAATAGTTATAGATGAAGAGCATGAAACAAGCTATAAGGCTGGAGATACACCAAGATATCATGCAAGACAAGTTGCTTTTTACAGAAAAAATCATGAAAATGCTTTACTTCTTCTTGGAAGTGCCACTCCTTCTATAGAAAGTTTTTATTATGCTTCTATAGGAAAAATAGAATTACTTAAACTAAATAAAAGAGCCGCTTCAGTTAATATGCCGGATGTGAAAATACTCGACTTAAAAAAAGAAAAAAGAGCCGAAGTTTTTCCTATGATAACCCAAAAATTGGTTGAAGAGATAAATAAAAAGCTGGAAAAAAAAGAACAAATAATATTATTTCTAAACCGTAAGGGGTACGCTCCTGTTGTAGCATGCTCCTACTGTCAAAGAGTTCTCGAATGTCCTAACTGCTCTGTTTCTTTAACCTATCATAAAAAGAAAAATGTTGTTATGTGTCATTACTGCGGATATACCCAATTTTTAGATAATGAGCTTTGCGATGAATGTAAAATAGGACATTTTGAACGTATAGGAAGCGGTACTGAAAAAGTAGAAGAGCATTTAAATATACTTTTTCCAAATGCTGTCATAGAAAGAATGGATCAGGATACCGTAGGAGGTACCAAAAACTATGAAAAAATATTTAAAAGATTTTCTGATGGGGAAATAGATATACTTGTAGGAACTCAAATGATAGCTAAAGGTCTTGATTTTCCTAATGTTACTTTAGTAGGTGTTTTGCTTGCTGATATGTCGCTTCATATACCAGATTTTAGGAGTGCCGAAAGAACTTTTAATCTTATTACTCAAGTAGCTGGAAGAAGCGGGAGAGGAGAAAAAAACGGAGTAGTATATATTCAAACATATTCTCCTAATAATTATAGTATAGAATGTGCTAAAAATCATGATTACATAGCATTTTATAATCAGGAAATAGAAAAAAGAAAATACCCAATTTATCCGCCTTTTACGAGACTTGTAAGACTTGTAATAAGAGGATTAGATGAAGAAAAAGTTGAAAGCGACGCTAATATAATAGCTGATATGCTTAGAATGGAAACTTATGAAAACTCAGATAAAATTACTATACTTGGAGCTGCGGCATGTACCATAAGTAAGCTAAATAAATATTATAGATGGAATATATTAATAAAAACACCTTCACATTCTCTATTAAACGGATTTTTCTATAAACTTAATAATAATTTTAAAGCCCAAAAAGGTAATTATATAGAAATAGATATAGATCCTATAAGCATGCTATAG
- a CDS encoding response regulator, which yields MNNTEELIYDDDDMLSPIDAAKVVGVSRTTVNYWVRHYGLKADVTPGKRYKIRYADLKAFLAFNKKEKRVKLKRKHTRYKIAIIEPMEITRKNYVEWLSEDYDVVCISNLTSPLKELKKISPDIILMDINLSEDKDYFYLLEEIKNEISLRTALIIIITKRYNEDDVVNGLEKGACDYVKKPVGQNELKARIRNAVRFYVDV from the coding sequence ATGAATAATACTGAAGAGTTAATATATGATGATGATGACATGTTGTCGCCTATTGATGCAGCAAAAGTAGTCGGCGTTTCAAGAACAACTGTCAACTATTGGGTTCGTCACTACGGACTTAAAGCTGATGTTACTCCCGGAAAAAGATATAAAATTCGTTATGCTGATCTAAAGGCATTTTTAGCTTTTAATAAAAAAGAAAAAAGAGTAAAGCTCAAAAGAAAACATACAAGATATAAAATAGCCATTATAGAGCCTATGGAGATTACAAGAAAAAATTATGTAGAATGGCTTAGCGAAGACTATGATGTTGTATGTATTTCTAATCTTACTTCTCCTCTTAAAGAACTTAAAAAGATTTCCCCTGATATTATCTTAATGGATATTAATTTATCAGAAGATAAAGATTATTTCTATTTACTTGAAGAGATAAAAAATGAAATATCTTTAAGAACAGCATTAATTATTATCATTACTAAAAGATATAATGAAGATGATGTTGTTAATGGTCTTGAGAAAGGTGCCTGCGATTATGTTAAAAAACCAGTAGGTCAAAATGAACTTAAAGCAAGAATAAGAAATGCTGTAAGATTTTATGTAGATGTTTAA
- a CDS encoding mannose-1-phosphate guanylyltransferase: MEKAVLIMAGGIGERLWPLSRESKPKQFLNIIENKSLIEQTIERALKITKEDNIFIITGKRYKEAFVKYIPSFKKENIIYEPIGRDTTAAIALGALYIKEKIGNAIVSILPADPIIKNEDMFLDTIENAIEVSKNTDNIVIIGINPNRPETGYGYIKLKDKIKDNEYNVDRFVEKPDYENACKFLEDGHYLWNSGIFIWSIDNILKSISELMPETHDKVMKTLKEKDDIKKQEIFKAIDKISFDFGIMEKLEHIICIKAHFFWDDLGAFSALGRIHDKDESSNVIVGNVYTKEANGNIIINDDDSTFIAIDGVNDLTIVKSEGVLLIYPNNKDSKIKDILKDIREKDELKDKRHLL; encoded by the coding sequence ATGGAAAAAGCTGTACTCATTATGGCAGGCGGTATAGGGGAAAGACTATGGCCTTTAAGCAGAGAAAGCAAACCAAAACAATTTTTAAATATAATAGAAAATAAATCATTAATAGAACAGACCATAGAAAGGGCTTTAAAAATTACAAAAGAAGATAATATATTTATAATTACTGGAAAAAGATATAAAGAAGCATTTGTCAAATATATACCTTCATTTAAAAAAGAAAATATAATATACGAACCAATAGGAAGAGATACAACTGCAGCTATTGCTTTAGGAGCATTATATATAAAAGAAAAAATAGGAAATGCTATAGTATCTATACTTCCAGCTGATCCTATAATAAAAAATGAAGACATGTTTTTAGATACTATTGAAAATGCTATTGAAGTAAGCAAAAATACTGATAACATAGTGATAATAGGAATTAATCCAAACAGACCTGAAACGGGATACGGATACATAAAATTAAAAGATAAGATTAAAGATAATGAATATAATGTTGACAGGTTCGTAGAAAAACCAGATTATGAAAATGCATGCAAATTTTTAGAAGATGGGCATTACCTATGGAACAGCGGAATATTTATTTGGTCTATTGATAATATACTTAAATCTATAAGCGAATTGATGCCTGAAACTCATGATAAAGTAATGAAAACATTAAAAGAAAAAGATGATATAAAAAAACAGGAAATTTTTAAAGCTATAGATAAAATATCTTTTGACTTTGGCATAATGGAGAAATTAGAGCATATTATATGTATAAAGGCACATTTCTTTTGGGACGATTTGGGAGCTTTTTCAGCACTTGGAAGAATACACGATAAAGATGAAAGCAGCAATGTAATAGTTGGAAATGTATATACTAAAGAAGCAAATGGAAATATTATTATTAATGATGATGACAGCACTTTTATAGCTATAGACGGAGTAAATGATTTAACTATAGTAAAATCCGAAGGGGTATTATTAATATATCCAAATAACAAAGATTCTAAAATAAAAGATATATTAAAAGATATTAGAGAAAAAGATGAACTAAAAGATAAGAGACATTTACTATAA
- the ispE gene encoding 4-(cytidine 5'-diphospho)-2-C-methyl-D-erythritol kinase translates to MHIIKAPCKINISLDITSKREDGYHLIESLFHTVNLYDIISIEKSDKYSIHTNGMFALKDDEEDNIVTKVFNYFKNEMGLIDNYNINIEKNIPTGAGLGGGSSDAANIIKFFLSELNIDINDSLIESFSRFGADIPFFIRGGLVWVSGIGEKIKNYNFILPYNIILIYPNIHVSTKLAYSKFVKDDFNKSDIFAIKNMLDNGEGFNKDINFNDIVSNTYNIFEKNVFNLDKRIEDIKLHAENIIKRKVSMSGSGSSLFALYENNDKKIDDDFNKLKSEMNYNIYKLSLI, encoded by the coding sequence ATGCATATAATAAAAGCTCCATGCAAAATTAATATTTCTCTCGATATTACATCAAAAAGAGAAGACGGATATCATCTCATAGAATCTTTATTTCATACAGTAAATCTATATGATATTATAAGTATAGAAAAGTCTGATAAATACAGCATTCATACAAATGGAATGTTTGCATTAAAAGATGATGAGGAAGATAATATAGTAACTAAAGTATTTAATTATTTTAAAAATGAAATGGGGCTTATTGATAATTATAATATAAATATTGAAAAAAATATTCCTACAGGAGCAGGTCTTGGCGGAGGATCTTCTGATGCTGCTAATATTATCAAGTTTTTTTTAAGCGAACTTAATATTGATATTAATGATAGTTTGATAGAATCATTTTCTAGGTTTGGTGCTGATATTCCTTTTTTTATAAGGGGAGGTTTAGTTTGGGTTTCTGGAATAGGTGAGAAGATAAAAAATTATAACTTTATACTGCCTTATAATATTATTTTGATATATCCTAATATACATGTATCTACAAAATTAGCTTATTCAAAGTTTGTTAAAGATGATTTTAATAAATCTGATATATTTGCTATAAAAAATATGCTTGATAATGGAGAAGGTTTTAATAAAGATATTAATTTTAACGATATAGTTTCTAATACGTATAATATATTTGAAAAAAATGTATTTAATTTGGATAAAAGAATAGAAGATATAAAACTACATGCAGAAAATATAATAAAAAGAAAAGTATCCATGAGCGGTTCTGGGTCTTCGCTTTTTGCTTTATATGAAAATAATGATAAAAAAATAGATGATGACTTTAATAAATTAAAATCAGAAATGAATTATAATATTTATAAATTAAGTTTGATTTAA
- a CDS encoding type II toxin-antitoxin system HicA family toxin yields the protein MSKLILKDSKTIEKLLLLLGFIKQRQKGSHAFYKHEDGRCTVIPFHSNKVISRPLMRKILNEINLDVEEYNNLIEKI from the coding sequence ATGAGTAAGCTAATTTTAAAAGATTCTAAAACTATAGAAAAATTACTGCTTTTATTAGGATTTATTAAACAAAGACAAAAAGGAAGTCATGCTTTTTATAAACATGAAGATGGAAGATGCACGGTTATTCCTTTTCACTCAAATAAGGTAATATCAAGACCGCTTATGAGAAAAATATTAAATGAAATAAATCTTGATGTAGAAGAATATAATAATCTGATAGAAAAAATATGA
- a CDS encoding type II toxin-antitoxin system HicB family antitoxin, whose product MNKKFFAYIEYDKESNVYVGYIPSIVGAHTQADTLEELHIKLKEVLDLCFEEMDNEEKNAIPEFVKIEEIELV is encoded by the coding sequence ATGAATAAAAAATTTTTTGCCTATATAGAATATGATAAAGAAAGTAATGTTTATGTTGGATATATTCCTTCAATAGTAGGTGCTCATACACAGGCTGATACTTTGGAAGAATTGCATATAAAATTAAAAGAAGTTTTGGATTTATGTTTTGAAGAGATGGACAATGAAGAGAAGAATGCCATTCCAGAGTTTGTAAAAATAGAAGAAATAGAACTGGTATGA